A part of Vigna radiata var. radiata cultivar VC1973A chromosome 11, Vradiata_ver6, whole genome shotgun sequence genomic DNA contains:
- the LOC106777066 gene encoding cell division cycle-associated 7-like protein isoform X1, which produces MPAALRKRTLTAESDAMANDATPQQPKISDYELTREKRIRENRERMGKLGIFDLSLSLKLHNNNKPHRTTSRSYSSIKPKTPPTLKPSAPTRRSSRLQNVTPVSYAEVPAKKSEFAERGRVVIEQGAKPEVYTDEHLKLLGNTQKPWTLFVDGCGKDGKRIYDSVRGKTCHQCRQKTLGYRTCCSQCNMVQGQFCGDCLYMRWSLPLASTAVRVLIHKLQNFFDGDGNLLTQSKQLRTDSSCWSYGISANLSRYGEHVLEALQNPTWLCPVCRGICNCSLCRQAKGWAPTGPLYKKISSLGYKSVAHFLVQTRRAEIDVEKNADASNPVSVQRSLPFSDEDKSLEVTDNHLGSLNSLAETEGDGAEVSTKRLLFSNEQEQLEKIECLDTPKSPQLEKKECSDTMKPLASSSKPSSDSIAGRLRSRSKKP; this is translated from the exons ATGCCCGCCGCTCTCAGAAAGCGAACCCTAACGGCGGAGTCCGACGCCATGGCCAACGACGCCACACCTCAGCAGCCCAAGATCTCCGACTACGAGCTCACCCGAGAGAAGAGAATCCGCGAAAACCGTGAGAGAATGGGAAAGTTGGGCATATTCGACCTTTCCCTCAGCCTCAAGctccacaacaacaacaaaccccACCGAACTACTTCTAGATCATACTCCTCAATCAAACCCAAAACCCCTCCTACTCTCAAACCTTCCGCCCCCACTCGCCGCTCTTCCAG GTTGCAGAATGTGACCCCTGTTAGTTACGCTGAAGTTCCTGCCAAGAAATCCGAGTTTGCGGAACGTGGTAGGGTGGTGATAGAACAAGGTGCCAAGCCTGAGGTGTACACTGATGAGCACCTGAAGTTATTGGGGAACACCCAGAAACCCTGGACGCTTTTTGTTGATGGTTGTGGTAAAGATGGAAAGCGAATCTATGATTCTGTCCGTGGCAAAACTTGCCATCAGTGCAG GCAAAAAACACTTGGTTATCGTACATGTTGTAGCCAGTGTAACATGGTCCAGGGGCAGTTTTGTGGAGATTGCTTGTATATGAG GTGGTCTCTACCTCTTGCCTCTACCGCCGTAAGGGTGTTAATCCACAAATTGCAGAACTTCTTTGACGGAGATGGCAACCTTTTAACACAGTCAAAGCAACTCAGAACGGACTCTTCGTG CTGGAGCTATGGTATATCTGCTAATCTTTCAAG ATATGGGGAGCATGTACTTGAAGCCCTACAGAATCCAACTTGGCTATGCCCTGTTTGTCGTGGAATTTGCAACTGTAGCTTATGCCGTCAAGCAAAAGGATGGGCCCCAACTGGCCCTTTATATAAAAAG ATATCGTCATTGGGTTACAAATCAGTTGCACACTTCCTTGTTCAAACCCGGCGCGCAGAAATAGATGTGGAGAAAAATGCAGATGCTTCAAATCCAGTTTCAGTACAAAGGTCGCTACCCTTCTCTGATGAGGACAAGTCCCTTGAGGTCACTGATAATCATCTGGGATCATTGAACTCTCTAGCTGAAACTGAAGGTGATGGTGCCGAGGTTTCAACAAAGAGATTGCTTTTCTCTAATGAGCAAGAACAGCTAGAAAAGATTGAGTGTTTAGATACTCCGAAATCTCCCCAGCTTGAAAAAAAGGAATGTTCAGATACCATGAAGCCACTCGCTTCTTCCTCCAAACCCAGCTCGGACAGCATTGCTGGAAGACTTAGGTCCAGATCCAAAAAGCCatga
- the LOC106777041 gene encoding cytochrome P450 CYP82D47-like codes for MAIDMIMDVFQLQTLILGVLVLLVGALLYQLKKTNGPNAKICTVPQAAGAWPIVGHLHLFGANQLTHKTLGTMAEKHGPIFTIKLGSNKVLVLSNSEMAKECFTVHDKAFSTRPCIAATKLMTYNSAMFGFAAHGPYWREMRKFTTIELLSNQRLELLKDTRTSELETATRELYKLWSREGCPKEGVLVDMKRWFGDLTNNIILRMVGGKPYYGANSDASAEGEAGRYKKAMRDFMSLFGVFVLSDAIPLLGWIDNNGYKKAMKRTASEIDTLVEGWLEEHKRKRNASTNGKEEQDVMDVMLNVQHDLKVSGYDSDTIIKATCLNLILAGGDSIMVALTWALSLLLNNETELKKAQEELDTHVGKDRKVEESDIKKLMYIQAIVKETMRLYPPSPILTLRAAMEECTFSCGYHVPAGTHLIVNTWKIQRDGRVWHDPHDFKPERFLTSHKDVDVKGQNYEYFPFGSGRRACPGAPLALRVVHLTLARLLHSFNVASPSNQAVDMTESIGLTNLKATPLEVLLTPRLDSKFYED; via the exons ATGGCCATTGACATGATCATGGATGTTTTCCAGCTCCAAACGCTGATTTTAGGCGTTCTTGTCTTGCTTGTAGGTGCCTTGCTTTATCAGTTAAAGAAGACAAATGGTCCTAATGCAAAGATCTGCACTGTGCCTCAAGCAGCAGGAGCATGGCCTATTGTTGGTCATTTGCACCTCTTCGGGGCTAATCAACTTACACACAAGACACTTGGGACGATGGCTGAAAAACATGGACCAATTTTCACAATAAAACTTGGTTCGAACAAAGTTCTGGTGTTGAGTAATTCGGAGATGGCCAAAGAGTGTTTCACTGTCCACGATAAAGCATTCTCCACCAGGCCATGTATTGCAGCAACAAAGCTAATGACATACAATTCAGCAATGTTTGGCTTCGCTGCTCATGGACCTTATTGGCGTGAGATGAGGAAATTTACCACTATTGAGCTTCTCTCTAACCAAAGGCTTGAATTGCTTAAGGATACAAGAACATCTGAGTTAGAGACTGCAACTAGGGAGTTATACAAGTTATGGTCAAGAGAAGGTTGTCCAAAGGAAGGAGTTTTGGTAGACATGAAGCGGTGGTTTGGAGATTTGACGAATAATATTATTCTGAGAATGGTGGGAGGGAAGCCATATTATGGGGCTAATAGTGATGCTTCTGCAGAAGGTGAAGCAGGAAGATATAAGAAAGCTATGAGGGACTTTATGAGTTTATTTGGGGTGTTTGTATTATCCGATGCCATTCCACTTCTGGGGTGGATAGATAACAATGGATACAAAAAGGCTATGAAGAGAACAGCTAGTGAAATAGACACTTTGGTTGAAGGGTGGCTGGAGgaacacaaaagaaaaagaaacgcGAGTACAAATGGAAAGGAAGAACAGGATGTCATGGATGTTATGCTTAATGTTCAGCATGATCTTAAGGTTTCTGGCTATGATTCAGACACGATCATCAAGGCTACTTGCCTG AATCTGATCTTGGCAGGAGGAGACAGCATCATGGTGGCTCTAACTTGGGCCCTGTCTCTACTTCTAAACAATGAAACGGAGCTTaaaaaagcacaagaagaatTGGACACTCATGTTGGGAAGGACAGGAAGGTGGAAGAATCTGACATAAAGAAGCTAATGTACATCCAAGCCATTGTAAAGGAAACCATGCGGCTGTATCCACCAAGTCCTATACTGACCCTTCGTGCAGCAATGGAAGAGTGTACATTTTCATGCGGCTATCATGTTCCTGCTGGAACACATTTGATTGTGAATACTTGGAAGATCCAAAGAGATGGTCGTGTCTGGCATGATCCTCATGATTTCAAGCCTGAAAGGTTCTTGACAAGCCACAAAGACGTTGATGTAAAGGGTCAGAACTATGAGTACTTCCCTTTTGGTTCCGGAAGAAGAGCATGTCCGGGGGCCCCACTGGCTCTTCGTGTTGTGCACTTGACCTTGGCTAGACTCTTACACTCTTTCAATGTTGCTTCGCCCTCAAATCAAGCTGTAGACATGACAGAGAGCATTGGACTCACAAATTTAAAAGCAACCCCACTTGAAGTTCTGCTAACTCCACGTTTAGATTCAAAGTTTTACGAAGACTAG
- the LOC106777066 gene encoding cell division cycle-associated 7-like protein isoform X2 — translation MPAALRKRTLTAESDAMANDATPQQPKISDYELTREKRIRENRERMGKLGIFDLSLSLKLHNNNKPHRTTSRSYSSIKPKTPPTLKPSAPTRRSSRLQNVTPVSYAEVPAKKSEFAERGRVVIEQGAKPEVYTDEHLKLLGNTQKPWTLFVDGCGKDGKRIYDSVRGKTCHQCRQKTLGYRTCCSQCNMVQGQFCGDCLYMSWSYGISANLSRYGEHVLEALQNPTWLCPVCRGICNCSLCRQAKGWAPTGPLYKKISSLGYKSVAHFLVQTRRAEIDVEKNADASNPVSVQRSLPFSDEDKSLEVTDNHLGSLNSLAETEGDGAEVSTKRLLFSNEQEQLEKIECLDTPKSPQLEKKECSDTMKPLASSSKPSSDSIAGRLRSRSKKP, via the exons ATGCCCGCCGCTCTCAGAAAGCGAACCCTAACGGCGGAGTCCGACGCCATGGCCAACGACGCCACACCTCAGCAGCCCAAGATCTCCGACTACGAGCTCACCCGAGAGAAGAGAATCCGCGAAAACCGTGAGAGAATGGGAAAGTTGGGCATATTCGACCTTTCCCTCAGCCTCAAGctccacaacaacaacaaaccccACCGAACTACTTCTAGATCATACTCCTCAATCAAACCCAAAACCCCTCCTACTCTCAAACCTTCCGCCCCCACTCGCCGCTCTTCCAG GTTGCAGAATGTGACCCCTGTTAGTTACGCTGAAGTTCCTGCCAAGAAATCCGAGTTTGCGGAACGTGGTAGGGTGGTGATAGAACAAGGTGCCAAGCCTGAGGTGTACACTGATGAGCACCTGAAGTTATTGGGGAACACCCAGAAACCCTGGACGCTTTTTGTTGATGGTTGTGGTAAAGATGGAAAGCGAATCTATGATTCTGTCCGTGGCAAAACTTGCCATCAGTGCAG GCAAAAAACACTTGGTTATCGTACATGTTGTAGCCAGTGTAACATGGTCCAGGGGCAGTTTTGTGGAGATTGCTTGTATATGAG CTGGAGCTATGGTATATCTGCTAATCTTTCAAG ATATGGGGAGCATGTACTTGAAGCCCTACAGAATCCAACTTGGCTATGCCCTGTTTGTCGTGGAATTTGCAACTGTAGCTTATGCCGTCAAGCAAAAGGATGGGCCCCAACTGGCCCTTTATATAAAAAG ATATCGTCATTGGGTTACAAATCAGTTGCACACTTCCTTGTTCAAACCCGGCGCGCAGAAATAGATGTGGAGAAAAATGCAGATGCTTCAAATCCAGTTTCAGTACAAAGGTCGCTACCCTTCTCTGATGAGGACAAGTCCCTTGAGGTCACTGATAATCATCTGGGATCATTGAACTCTCTAGCTGAAACTGAAGGTGATGGTGCCGAGGTTTCAACAAAGAGATTGCTTTTCTCTAATGAGCAAGAACAGCTAGAAAAGATTGAGTGTTTAGATACTCCGAAATCTCCCCAGCTTGAAAAAAAGGAATGTTCAGATACCATGAAGCCACTCGCTTCTTCCTCCAAACCCAGCTCGGACAGCATTGCTGGAAGACTTAGGTCCAGATCCAAAAAGCCatga
- the LOC106777066 gene encoding cell division cycle-associated 7-like protein isoform X3, protein MPAALRKRTLTAESDAMANDATPQQPKISDYELTREKRIRENRERMGKLGIFDLSLSLKLHNNNKPHRTTSRSYSSIKPKTPPTLKPSAPTRRSSRLQNVTPVSYAEVPAKKSEFAERGRVVIEQGAKPEVYTDEHLKLLGNTQKPWTLFVDGCGKDGKRIYDSVRGKTCHQCRQKTLGYRTCCSQCNMVQGQFCGDCLYMRYGEHVLEALQNPTWLCPVCRGICNCSLCRQAKGWAPTGPLYKKISSLGYKSVAHFLVQTRRAEIDVEKNADASNPVSVQRSLPFSDEDKSLEVTDNHLGSLNSLAETEGDGAEVSTKRLLFSNEQEQLEKIECLDTPKSPQLEKKECSDTMKPLASSSKPSSDSIAGRLRSRSKKP, encoded by the exons ATGCCCGCCGCTCTCAGAAAGCGAACCCTAACGGCGGAGTCCGACGCCATGGCCAACGACGCCACACCTCAGCAGCCCAAGATCTCCGACTACGAGCTCACCCGAGAGAAGAGAATCCGCGAAAACCGTGAGAGAATGGGAAAGTTGGGCATATTCGACCTTTCCCTCAGCCTCAAGctccacaacaacaacaaaccccACCGAACTACTTCTAGATCATACTCCTCAATCAAACCCAAAACCCCTCCTACTCTCAAACCTTCCGCCCCCACTCGCCGCTCTTCCAG GTTGCAGAATGTGACCCCTGTTAGTTACGCTGAAGTTCCTGCCAAGAAATCCGAGTTTGCGGAACGTGGTAGGGTGGTGATAGAACAAGGTGCCAAGCCTGAGGTGTACACTGATGAGCACCTGAAGTTATTGGGGAACACCCAGAAACCCTGGACGCTTTTTGTTGATGGTTGTGGTAAAGATGGAAAGCGAATCTATGATTCTGTCCGTGGCAAAACTTGCCATCAGTGCAG GCAAAAAACACTTGGTTATCGTACATGTTGTAGCCAGTGTAACATGGTCCAGGGGCAGTTTTGTGGAGATTGCTTGTATATGAG ATATGGGGAGCATGTACTTGAAGCCCTACAGAATCCAACTTGGCTATGCCCTGTTTGTCGTGGAATTTGCAACTGTAGCTTATGCCGTCAAGCAAAAGGATGGGCCCCAACTGGCCCTTTATATAAAAAG ATATCGTCATTGGGTTACAAATCAGTTGCACACTTCCTTGTTCAAACCCGGCGCGCAGAAATAGATGTGGAGAAAAATGCAGATGCTTCAAATCCAGTTTCAGTACAAAGGTCGCTACCCTTCTCTGATGAGGACAAGTCCCTTGAGGTCACTGATAATCATCTGGGATCATTGAACTCTCTAGCTGAAACTGAAGGTGATGGTGCCGAGGTTTCAACAAAGAGATTGCTTTTCTCTAATGAGCAAGAACAGCTAGAAAAGATTGAGTGTTTAGATACTCCGAAATCTCCCCAGCTTGAAAAAAAGGAATGTTCAGATACCATGAAGCCACTCGCTTCTTCCTCCAAACCCAGCTCGGACAGCATTGCTGGAAGACTTAGGTCCAGATCCAAAAAGCCatga
- the LOC106777408 gene encoding GDSL esterase/lipase At2g23540 → MTLKYHTTFALLLLLVSLRFHGNVATQNAKLAASFIFGDSLVDAGNNNYLSTLSKADVPPNGIDFKASGGNPTGRFTNGRTIGDIVGEELGQANYAAPYLAPNTTGKTILNGVNYASGGGGILNATGSLFTNRLGMDIQIDYFNITRQQINKLLGESEARDYVMKKSLFSVIVGSNDFLNNYLLPFVSSGVRVSQNPDAFVDDMINHFRIQLYRLYQLDGRKFVISNVGPIGCIPYQRILNELNDEDCVDLANDLATQYNARLKDLVAELNDNLPGATFVLANVYDLVSELIVNYRKYGFSTASRGCCGIGSGGQVAGIIPCVPTSSLCSDREKHVFWDQYHPSEAANLILAKQLINGDKRYISPINLRQLIDL, encoded by the exons ATGACGTTGAAATATCATACCACCTTTGCTCTTTTGCTTTTGCTTGTCAGTCTGAGGTTTCATGGAAATGTTGCTACTCAGAATGCTAAGTTAGCAGCTTCTTTCATCTTTGGGGACTCGTTGGTAGATGCAGGAAACAACAACTATCTTTCAACTCTTTCCAAGGCAGACGTGCCCCCCAATGGAATTGATTTCAAGGCCTCTGGGGGAAATCCAACCGGACGTTTCACCAATGGAAGAACCATTGGTGATATTGTGG GAGAAGAATTGGGACAAGCAAATTATGCAGCTCCATATTTGGCACCAAACACAACTGGGAAAACCATACTCAATGGAGTTAACTATGCTTCAGGAGGAGGAGGGATTCTAAATGCAACAGGAAGTTTATTT aCGAATAGGCTGGGAATGGATATTCAAATTGATTACTTCAACATAACAAGACAACAGATTAACAAGTTGCTTGGCGAATCGGAGGCGAGAGATTACGTAATGAAGAAATCCTTATTCTCCGTCATCGTTGGGTCCAACGATTTCTTAAACAATTATCTTCTTCCCTTTGTTTCCTCCGGAGTGAGAGTTTCTCAAAACCCGGATGCTTTCGTCGACGACATGATCAATCATTTCAGGATACAACTTTAC AGACTTTACCAACTGGATGGTCGGAAGTTTGTGATCAGCAACGTTGGGCCAATAGGGTGCATACCTTACCAGAGGATTTTAAACGAGCTGAACGATGAAGATTGTGTGGATTTGGCTAATGACCTTGCAACCCAATACAATGCTCGATTGAAGGACTTGGTTGCTGAGCTAAATGACAACCTCCCCGGAGCTACCTTTGTTCTCGCTAATGTGTATGATTTAGTGTCGGAACTGATCGTAAATTATCGtaaatatg GATTTTCGACAGCAAGTAGAGGTTGCTGTGGAATTGGAAGTGGGGGTCAGGTTGCAGGGATAATCCCTTGTGTACCAACATCTAGCTTGTGTTCAGATAGGGAAAAGCACGTTTTCTGGGATCAGTATCACCCAAGTGAAGCAGCCAACCTAATACTTGCCAAACAACTTATTAATGGAGACAAGAGATACATATCTCCAATCAATCTTAGACAACTTATAGATCTTTGA
- the LOC106776357 gene encoding nuclear pore complex protein NUP58 isoform X1, giving the protein MSFSLFATPQQQQQPQPQQSPFQPQQTSLFLPQQQPQFQPQQQQQPQQPQQQLFLFTNDKTPASYSTNWADLHPDSQKILLQIEERILEYRDESQRLDQCSRLYDSSVSNDGFELDAGHIVQELGGISTGMERQKTLLQELMSTVKEMLRNTEVAVRSFMILRPRFLHPSGGSSSATAPSQTPGATIAPGSSGQPINASIVPVFDFYSGLPKKPSPFLQQTILRFEKYLGECHQWIEELEQLLLLDSERNAPSNGSSLLQSLPKVMTNVHDFFVHVAAKVESIHQFIESMKSSYLADQRRQGEVNDPFLEADRRETARQEAASKRVHPTLHLPANPQPSTQVAGLFSSSGTQAALPAPQTSAATTSLSSGSGFSLFSTPSSAPSSSALSSLFTTPTPAPGPQTSLFGSATSVPASTPSLFGNTTPLFSSTPATNSLFSTPFGSGAATGSGASFGPGSKNPRAKSRTARR; this is encoded by the exons ATGTCATTTTCGTTGTTCGCCACGCcgcagcagcaacaacaaccaCAACCGCAGCAGTCTCCTTTTCAACCACAGCAAACTAGTCTGTTCCTTCCGCAGCAGCAGCCGCAGTTTCAAccacaacagcagcagcagccGCAGCAGCCGCAACAGCAGTTGTTTTTGTTCACTAACGATAAAACACCCGCTAGTTATAGTACCAATTGGGCGGATCTACATCCTGACTCCCAGAAGATTCTCCTTCAGATAGA GGAGCGGATATTGGAGTATAGGGATGAAAGCCAGAGACTAGATCAGTGTAGTCGTCTTTATGATTCTTCCGTTTCCAACGATGGCTTTGAGCTTGACGCGGGCCATATTGTTCAG GAACTTGGTGGAATTAGCACTGGCATGGAACGACAAAAGACGTTGCTGCAGGAACTGATGTCCACTGTTAAGGAAATGCTACGCAACACAGAGGTTGCTGTTCGATCCTTTATGATACTACGCCCCAGGTTCCTTCATCCCAGTGGGGGTTCATCAAGTGCCACTGCCCCATCACAGACTCCTGGAGCGACTATAGCACCTGGCTCAAGTGGCCAACCAATAAATGCATCTATAGTGCCTGTTTTTGATTTCTACAGTGGTCTTCCAAAGAAACCATCTCCATTTTTACAGCAAACAATTTTAAGATTTGAGAAGTATCTTGGTGAGTGCCATCAGTGGATTGAAGAGTTAGAGCAGCTGCTTCTTTTGGACTCTGAGAGAAATGCTCCCAGTAACGGATCCTCATTACTACAATCTCTTCCCAAGGTCATGACAAATGTGCATGACTTTTTTGTTCATGTGGCTGCGAAG GTCGAGAGCATTCATCAGTTCATTGAATCTATGAAATCATCATACCTAGCTGATCAGCGTCGCCAGGGGGAGGTGAATGACCCGTTTTTGGAGGCAGATCGGCGAGAAACTGCTAGACAAGAAGCTGCCTCAAAAAGAGTTCATCCAACATTGCATTTACCTGCAAATCCACAACCCTCAACTCAAGTTGCTGGGTTGTTTTCCAGTTCAGGGACTCAAGCGGCATTGCCTGCCCCACAGACTTCTGCAGCAACTACATCATTGTCATCAGGAAGTGGATTCTCTCTTTTTAGCACACCATCCTCTGCTCCATCGTCTTCTGCATTGTCATCTTTATTTACGACACCAACTCCTGCTCCAGGACCTCAAACCTCACTTTTTGGTTCTGCAACATCTGTACCAGCATCAACTCCCTCTCTGTTCGGTAATACCACTCCATTGTTTAGTTCAACCCCAGCTACAAATTCACTCTTTTCAACTCCATTTGGTTCAG GCGCTGCAACAGGATCTGGGGCTAGCTTTGGACCTGGATcg AAAAATCCACGGGCGAAATCCAGAACTGCTCGACGCTGA
- the LOC106776357 gene encoding nuclear pore complex protein NUP58 isoform X2, which yields MSFSLFATPQQQQQPQPQQSPFQPQQTSLFLPQQQPQFQPQQQQQPQQPQQQLFLFTNDKTPASYSTNWADLHPDSQKILLQIEERILEYRDESQRLDQCSRLYDSSVSNDGFELDAGHIVQELGGISTGMERQKTLLQELMSTVKEMLRNTEVAVRSFMILRPRFLHPSGGSSSATAPSQTPGATIAPGSSGQPINASIVPVFDFYSGLPKKPSPFLQQTILRFEKYLGECHQWIEELEQLLLLDSERNAPSNGSSLLQSLPKVMTNVHDFFVHVAAKVESIHQFIESMKSSYLADQRRQGEVNDPFLEADRRETARQEAASKRVHPTLHLPANPQPSTQVAGLFSSSGTQAALPAPQTSAATTSLSSGSGFSLFSTPSSAPSSSALSSLFTTPTPAPGPQTSLFGSATSVPASTPSLFGNTTPLFSSTPATNSLFSTPFGSGAATGSGASFGPGSVK from the exons ATGTCATTTTCGTTGTTCGCCACGCcgcagcagcaacaacaaccaCAACCGCAGCAGTCTCCTTTTCAACCACAGCAAACTAGTCTGTTCCTTCCGCAGCAGCAGCCGCAGTTTCAAccacaacagcagcagcagccGCAGCAGCCGCAACAGCAGTTGTTTTTGTTCACTAACGATAAAACACCCGCTAGTTATAGTACCAATTGGGCGGATCTACATCCTGACTCCCAGAAGATTCTCCTTCAGATAGA GGAGCGGATATTGGAGTATAGGGATGAAAGCCAGAGACTAGATCAGTGTAGTCGTCTTTATGATTCTTCCGTTTCCAACGATGGCTTTGAGCTTGACGCGGGCCATATTGTTCAG GAACTTGGTGGAATTAGCACTGGCATGGAACGACAAAAGACGTTGCTGCAGGAACTGATGTCCACTGTTAAGGAAATGCTACGCAACACAGAGGTTGCTGTTCGATCCTTTATGATACTACGCCCCAGGTTCCTTCATCCCAGTGGGGGTTCATCAAGTGCCACTGCCCCATCACAGACTCCTGGAGCGACTATAGCACCTGGCTCAAGTGGCCAACCAATAAATGCATCTATAGTGCCTGTTTTTGATTTCTACAGTGGTCTTCCAAAGAAACCATCTCCATTTTTACAGCAAACAATTTTAAGATTTGAGAAGTATCTTGGTGAGTGCCATCAGTGGATTGAAGAGTTAGAGCAGCTGCTTCTTTTGGACTCTGAGAGAAATGCTCCCAGTAACGGATCCTCATTACTACAATCTCTTCCCAAGGTCATGACAAATGTGCATGACTTTTTTGTTCATGTGGCTGCGAAG GTCGAGAGCATTCATCAGTTCATTGAATCTATGAAATCATCATACCTAGCTGATCAGCGTCGCCAGGGGGAGGTGAATGACCCGTTTTTGGAGGCAGATCGGCGAGAAACTGCTAGACAAGAAGCTGCCTCAAAAAGAGTTCATCCAACATTGCATTTACCTGCAAATCCACAACCCTCAACTCAAGTTGCTGGGTTGTTTTCCAGTTCAGGGACTCAAGCGGCATTGCCTGCCCCACAGACTTCTGCAGCAACTACATCATTGTCATCAGGAAGTGGATTCTCTCTTTTTAGCACACCATCCTCTGCTCCATCGTCTTCTGCATTGTCATCTTTATTTACGACACCAACTCCTGCTCCAGGACCTCAAACCTCACTTTTTGGTTCTGCAACATCTGTACCAGCATCAACTCCCTCTCTGTTCGGTAATACCACTCCATTGTTTAGTTCAACCCCAGCTACAAATTCACTCTTTTCAACTCCATTTGGTTCAG GCGCTGCAACAGGATCTGGGGCTAGCTTTGGACCTGGATcggtaaaataa